A section of the Drosophila sechellia strain sech25 chromosome 3L, ASM438219v1, whole genome shotgun sequence genome encodes:
- the LOC6610534 gene encoding uncharacterized protein LOC6610534 — protein sequence MIDLNILDLNEDCLHHIITYLSIKDLVNLADTLPRFGQILLDRPPTSYPVHHGSDPDGVKPVLYYSTVAIKLFRIVKNNVKTLGVIQGHSYDKEDLGNLVKDFRILTQGRNKLDLRHCLGEMSRLEDLFRFSSCSRDYLSVNVPSCICYLADFFQLIPDLRELRLSGFAKCSDCVKTILKCFPKLEELWIRGTCLKLRSDYELISQIKSLTKLSINVGGPNCLEPLTNLTELRSLYVESIFSYISPIEIIEIIKKCKKLQFLFCYYINHGEHPHDSIANIFKSIRSTRDPSHQTPLQLHTYLDPPLCEENVSALKVF from the exons ATGATTgacttaaatattttagatTTGAATGAAGACTGTCTTCACCACATTATTACGTATTTAAGCATCAAAGATCTCGTAAATTTAGCGGATACCCTGCCCAGGTTTGGACAGATTCTGTTGGATAGACCGCCAACCTCCTACCCAGTACATCATGGAAGCGATCCCGATGGTGTGAAACCAGTATTGTATTACTCAACAGTTGCCATCAAGCTGTTCAGGATCGTAAAAAATAACGTAAAAACTTTGGGAGTTATCCAAGGACATAGTTACGATAAGGAAGATCTAGGCAACCTTGTCAAGGACTTCCGAATTCTAACACAAGGAAGGAACAAACTTGATCTAAGACATTGCCTTGGAGAAATGTCCAGACTAGAGGATTTGTTTAGATTTTCGTCTTGCT ctcGTGACTATTTGAGTGTAAACGTCCCATCTTGTATTTGTTACCTTGCGGACTTTTTTCAACTTATTCCCGATTTGCGGGAGCTTCGACTTTCCGGATTTGCCAAGTGTTCGGATTGTGTTAAAACAATCTTGAAATGCTTTCCCAAGTTGGAGGAACTCTGGATTCGGGGAACCTGCCTCAAGCTTCGTTCTGATTATGAGCTGATATCGCAGATCAAATCTTTGACGAAACTGTCGATAAATGTTGGTGGACCTAATTGTCTGGAGCCTTTGACCAATTTAACTGAACTCCGATCTCTTTATGTGGAGAGTATCTTCAGCTACATATCTCCAATTGAAATCATAGAAATCATAAAAAAGTGTAAGAAGTTGCAATTCCTATTTTGCTACTACATAAATCATGGAGAACATCCACACGATTCCATTGCAAATATCTTCAAGAGCATTAGATCGACTCGAGATCCTAGCCATCAAACCCCCCTTCAATTGCACACATATTTGGATCCACCTTTGTGTGAAGAAAATGTAAGTGCCCTTAAAGTCTTTTAA
- the LOC6610535 gene encoding odorant receptor 63a, which produces MYSPEEAAELKRRNYRSIREMIRLSYTVGFNLLDPSRCGQVLRIWTIVLSLSSLASLYGHWQMLARYIHDIPRIGETAGTALQFITSIAKMWYFLFAHRQIYELLRKARCHELLQKCELFERMSDLPVIKGIRQQVESTMNRYWASTRRQILIYLYSCICVTTNYFINSFVINLYRYFTKPKGSYDIMLPLPSLYPAWEHKGLEFPYYHIQMYLETCSLYICGMCAVSFDGVFIVLCLHSVGLMRSLNQMVEQATSELVPPDRRVEYLRCCIYQYQRVANFANEVNDCFRHITFTQFLLSLFNWGLALFQMSVGLGTNSSITMIRMTMYLVAAGYQIVVYCYNGQRFATASEEIANAFYQVGWYEESREFRHLIRMMLMRTNRGFRLDVSWFMQMSLPTLMAMVRTSGQYFLLLQNVNQK; this is translated from the exons ATGTACTCACCGGAAGAGGCGGCCGAGCTGAAGAGGCGCAACTATCGCAGCATCAGGGAGATGATCCGACTCTCCTATACGGTGGGCTTCAACCTGTTGGATCCTTCCCGATGCGGACAGGTGCTCAGAAT TTGGACAATTGTTCTTAGCCTAAGTAGCTTGGCCTCGCTTTATGGGCACTGGCAAATGTTAGCCAGGTACATTCATGATATTCCGCGCATTGGAGAG ACCGCTGGCACTGCCCTGCAGTTTATAACATCGATAGCAAAGATGTGGTACTTTCTGTTTGCCCATAGACAGATATACGAACTGCTACGAAAGGCGCGCTGCCACGAATTACTCCAAAAGTGTGAGCTCTTTGAAAGGATGTCAG aTCTACCTGTTATCAAAGGGATTCGCCAGCAGGTTGAGTCCACGATGAATCGGTACTGGGCCAGCACTCGTCGGCAAATTCTTATCTATTTGTATAGCTGTATTTGTGTTACTACAAACTACTTTATCAACTCCTTCGTAATCAACCTCTATCGCTATTTCACCAAACCGAAAGGATCCTACGACATCATGTTAC CTCTGCCATCTCTGTATCCCGCCTGGGAGCACAAGGGATTAGAGTTTCCCTACTATCATATACAGATGTACCTGGAAACCTGTTCGCTGTATATCTGCGGCATGT GTGCCGTTAGCTTTGATGGAGTCTTTATTGTCCTATGCCTTCATAGCGTGGGACTTATGAGGTCCCTCAACCAAATGGTAGAACAAGCCACATCTGAGTTGGTTCCTCCAGATCGCAGGGTTGAATACTTGCGATGCTGTATTTATCAGTACCAACGAGTGGCAAA CTTTGCAAACGAGGTTAACGACTGCTTTCGGCACATCACTTTCACACAATTCCTGCTTAGCCTTTTTAACTGGGGCCTGGCCTTGTTCCAAATGAGCGTGGGATTG ggcaccaacagcagcatcaccaTGATCCGGATGACCATGTACCTGGTGGCAGCCGGCTATCAGATAGTTGTGTACTGCTACAATGGCCAGCGATTTGCGACTGCT AGCGAGGAGATTGCCAACGCCTTCTACCAGGTGGGATGGTACGAAGAGTCCAGGGAGTTTCGCCACCTCATCCGCATGATGCTGATGCGCACGAACCGGGGATTCCGGCTGGACGTGTCCTGGTTCATGCAAATGTCCTTGCCCACGCTGATGGCG ATGGTCCGGACAAGTGGACAGTActtcctgctgctgcagaaCGTCAACCAGAAATAG